A part of Amphiprion ocellaris isolate individual 3 ecotype Okinawa chromosome 16, ASM2253959v1, whole genome shotgun sequence genomic DNA contains:
- the LOC118469901 gene encoding uncharacterized protein LOC118469901 isoform X1, whose translation MLVKVRFGETQKYVRVAETEDGYDDFNTFLQKVIQKLDLPLETELHLTDESGTEVDADVFEELLQAGNLTVRVALEKSTVVLQHDLSYTSLESPMSDSSSGSVSGVSSLASSDSSDATVIVHTNGGRRTHAERESAKEMVRNALKAKPGGQFILDEYDKMKTLMDSTRRKLVNLLVANMVEIHGRSPPISVRSTCALGIISLFPSLRDPYSDKGYEHFYDPESGSGYLAWRIKTVQRNTAAQPQRCSTSTTYQDSPKRKRDVLCTDKQLLGEHCHEAISFLKHSTDESAIKERMRATFQYRQTLVQDQQCSSTVFDIFPRFLDITGLIEQDFTMMFGEEVSGRFLAKWPTFFKPRILADCKKLTSNEHIEELMSLQHDSGWDSDLSSILLLVHLLPPTPKGHKKSAKISPCQAVDHVVRYLQMGASVETFLAGVEPGQPFLLGVGEKKSSIQRYYVIIDHKAIPCKAQTSLAAFDELFKAHFIFSVSYHESLYNFYTFIQTTVFNIDIGKAKETPRVKELRARFFHDA comes from the exons ATGTTGGTTAAGGTGCGATTTGGTGAAACACAGAAGTATGTCAGAGTGGCTGAGACTGAAGATGGCTATGATGATTTCAACACATTTCTTCAAAAAG TTATTCAAAAGTTAGATCTTCCACTTGAGACTGAGCTGCACTTGACAGATGAATCAGGGACAGAAGTTGATGCAGATGTGTTTGAGGAGCTCTTGCAGGCAGGGAACCTCACTGTTAGGGTGGCATTGGAAAAGTCAACAG TTGTACTTCAGCATGATCTTTCATATACTTCGCTGGAGTCACCCATGTCAGACAGCTCATCTGGGTCAGTGTCAGGAGTGTCCTCGCTAGCATCCTCTGATTCATCAGATGCAACAGTGATTGTTCATACAAACGGAGGGAGGAGAACCCATGCTGAACGGGAATCAGCAAAAGAG ATGGTGAGAAATGCTCTGAAGGCTAAACCAGGTGGACAGTTTATTTTGGATgaatatgacaaaatgaaaacattgatGGATAGCACAAGGAGAAAGTTGGTAAACCTTCTTGTGGCCAACATGGTTGAAATTCATGG GAGGAGCCCACCCATCTCTGTTCGAAGTACATGTGCTCTAGGCATCATCTCTCTATTTCCCAGCCTCAGAGATCCATATTCGGACAAGGGATAT GAACACTTCTATGACCCAGAGAGTGGATCTGGCTACTTGGCCTGGAGGATAAAGACTGTTCAGCGCAACACTGCAGCTCAGCCCCAGAGATGCTCCACAAGCACAACCTATCAAGATAGTCCAAAGAGAAAGAGGGATGTTCTCTGCACTGATAAGCAGCTGCTTGGTGAGCACTGTCATGAAGCAATATCCTTTTTGAAACATTCAACTGATGAATCAGCCATCAAAGAGCGAATGAGGGCCACATTTCAGTACCGTCAAACACTGGTTCAAGATCAGCAGTGCTCTTCGACAGTCTTTGACATCTTCCCACGATTCCTCGACATCACTGGCTTG ATTGAACAAGACTTCACCATGATGTTTGGAGAGGAAGTGTCGGGCAGATTTTTGGCAAAATGGCCTACCTTTTTCAAGCCTAGAATCCTGGCAGACTGCAAAAAACTGACTTCTAATGAGCACATTGAAGAACTCATGTCATTGCAGCATGACTCAG GCTGGGACAGTGATCTGTCCAGCATTCTTCTGTTGGTTCACCTGCTTCCTCCCACCCCCAAAGGCCACAAGAAGAGTGCTAAAATCAGCCCATGCCAGGCTGTTGACCATGTTGTGAGATATTTGCAG ATGGGAGCCAGTGTTGAAACCTTCCTTGCTGGTGTGGAGCCGGGCCAGCCCTTCCTCCTTGGTGTTGGTGAAAAGAAGAGCAGCATCCAAAGATACTATGTCATCATTGATCACAAGGCCATCCCTTGCAAGGCACAGACATCCCTTGCAGCTTTCGATGAGCTCTTCAAAGCACACTTCATCTTCAGCGTCAGTTACCATGAATCCCTCTACAACTTCTATACGTTCATCCAAACCACAGTTTTTAACATTGACATCGGAAAGGCTAAGGAAACTCCCAGAGTCAAGGAACTAAGAGCAAGATTTTTTCATGATGCTTGA
- the LOC118469901 gene encoding uncharacterized protein LOC118469901 isoform X2: MLVKVRFGETQKYVRVAETEDGYDDFNTFLQKVVLQHDLSYTSLESPMSDSSSGSVSGVSSLASSDSSDATVIVHTNGGRRTHAERESAKEMVRNALKAKPGGQFILDEYDKMKTLMDSTRRKLVNLLVANMVEIHGRSPPISVRSTCALGIISLFPSLRDPYSDKGYEHFYDPESGSGYLAWRIKTVQRNTAAQPQRCSTSTTYQDSPKRKRDVLCTDKQLLGEHCHEAISFLKHSTDESAIKERMRATFQYRQTLVQDQQCSSTVFDIFPRFLDITGLIEQDFTMMFGEEVSGRFLAKWPTFFKPRILADCKKLTSNEHIEELMSLQHDSGWDSDLSSILLLVHLLPPTPKGHKKSAKISPCQAVDHVVRYLQMGASVETFLAGVEPGQPFLLGVGEKKSSIQRYYVIIDHKAIPCKAQTSLAAFDELFKAHFIFSVSYHESLYNFYTFIQTTVFNIDIGKAKETPRVKELRARFFHDA, translated from the exons ATGTTGGTTAAGGTGCGATTTGGTGAAACACAGAAGTATGTCAGAGTGGCTGAGACTGAAGATGGCTATGATGATTTCAACACATTTCTTCAAAAAG TTGTACTTCAGCATGATCTTTCATATACTTCGCTGGAGTCACCCATGTCAGACAGCTCATCTGGGTCAGTGTCAGGAGTGTCCTCGCTAGCATCCTCTGATTCATCAGATGCAACAGTGATTGTTCATACAAACGGAGGGAGGAGAACCCATGCTGAACGGGAATCAGCAAAAGAG ATGGTGAGAAATGCTCTGAAGGCTAAACCAGGTGGACAGTTTATTTTGGATgaatatgacaaaatgaaaacattgatGGATAGCACAAGGAGAAAGTTGGTAAACCTTCTTGTGGCCAACATGGTTGAAATTCATGG GAGGAGCCCACCCATCTCTGTTCGAAGTACATGTGCTCTAGGCATCATCTCTCTATTTCCCAGCCTCAGAGATCCATATTCGGACAAGGGATAT GAACACTTCTATGACCCAGAGAGTGGATCTGGCTACTTGGCCTGGAGGATAAAGACTGTTCAGCGCAACACTGCAGCTCAGCCCCAGAGATGCTCCACAAGCACAACCTATCAAGATAGTCCAAAGAGAAAGAGGGATGTTCTCTGCACTGATAAGCAGCTGCTTGGTGAGCACTGTCATGAAGCAATATCCTTTTTGAAACATTCAACTGATGAATCAGCCATCAAAGAGCGAATGAGGGCCACATTTCAGTACCGTCAAACACTGGTTCAAGATCAGCAGTGCTCTTCGACAGTCTTTGACATCTTCCCACGATTCCTCGACATCACTGGCTTG ATTGAACAAGACTTCACCATGATGTTTGGAGAGGAAGTGTCGGGCAGATTTTTGGCAAAATGGCCTACCTTTTTCAAGCCTAGAATCCTGGCAGACTGCAAAAAACTGACTTCTAATGAGCACATTGAAGAACTCATGTCATTGCAGCATGACTCAG GCTGGGACAGTGATCTGTCCAGCATTCTTCTGTTGGTTCACCTGCTTCCTCCCACCCCCAAAGGCCACAAGAAGAGTGCTAAAATCAGCCCATGCCAGGCTGTTGACCATGTTGTGAGATATTTGCAG ATGGGAGCCAGTGTTGAAACCTTCCTTGCTGGTGTGGAGCCGGGCCAGCCCTTCCTCCTTGGTGTTGGTGAAAAGAAGAGCAGCATCCAAAGATACTATGTCATCATTGATCACAAGGCCATCCCTTGCAAGGCACAGACATCCCTTGCAGCTTTCGATGAGCTCTTCAAAGCACACTTCATCTTCAGCGTCAGTTACCATGAATCCCTCTACAACTTCTATACGTTCATCCAAACCACAGTTTTTAACATTGACATCGGAAAGGCTAAGGAAACTCCCAGAGTCAAGGAACTAAGAGCAAGATTTTTTCATGATGCTTGA